TCCCTTATAAAGTTGTTGTGATTTTCCATATAAATACAGCAGTACTTAAATTTAAGATGGATTTTACCATCATAGAGCAtctaaaaaaattcaaaaccaaaaccaaaaattccaTGACAGATCAAAGATATATATTGCATTAGTTTCTAAATACTTTTATAAATATCTTGAAGTGTCAGAGAAGTTCTGCTCCTTATGAGTTCCTGGTGTCAGAAAATCCTTTTGCAGCTTCTTTTAGTTTGTGTTTACACAGGAGGATATGGCCCCAGAATCCCTTAAATTACAGTGTGCACCATTTTCTATGATAGTAATcccaaataagaaaaaaattcatgacCTCACACAAACAACCCATTAGATGGTCTTCTTCCCCAGCAACTCGTCCTACTGCTTCTGTACCTTTAGGATTTCCTTTTTAGACTATGCCCAGCCTTTGTGGACTCCTTTGACGTTTGGGACTCACTCCAAAGGGACTCTCGAAATCAATTtcctaaacaggccaaagtctAGCTGCTGGAGATCCAGTTCTGCTGGCACGCCTCACAACTAAACCCCAAACTGAAAACTCTATCATTCTGTGGTCGCTGTGCCCATGGCCTCCAACTGTCACATCTCCCACTAGTCCTTCTCTGTTCACAAACAATGAGTCCAGTGGGGCACCGTCCCTGGTTGGCTTGCTTCCTGTGTCAGGAAATTATCTTCCACACACTTCAGGAACCTCCTAGATTGATTCTTCTCTGCTGTttcccttccagcagcttcctggCAAGCGCAAGTCCCTCAGGAAAGCAAGGGCTGGTGATCATGATACTTCTTCTAACCTCCTCTAGAATACCTGTTCATCCTGCCTGTTCATCCTGCCCAGGAGGTCTGTAACAGACTCCTACCAGGACAAGTGCCCTGCTGACCTAGCCCCTGATTTTACGCACAGGCACTCCACCTTGTCATCACCATTGATTTcaatacaaacaaaaccagccctAAAGGGATGGTTACCTCCCTTACCTCTTTGGTTTCATTTTGAGATCTCATGTTCTCTGCGATGAACTGGACGTTGCTGATGACATCCTTCACTTCTGGAGAGTACTCCATGTGCTCTGCCATCCATCTCAGAGACTGATGGCTCAGCTGTCTTTTGGTGGTACGGAGTTCAGTTGCCTGATCACAGTGACTGCACCGCAGCTCCTTGTGCAATTTGGTGtctttgtgtttgctgtgcttTGACTTGCCCAACTTAGTGTCCGATACTTTCTTGGTTTTTCTggaggtggtttttttctgctgttctaGTGGCCTCTGCATCAACAGGACTTTGGGGAGAAGGTGAAGAAAGACGGTTTTTACCCATTTGGGCATTGTGTGTGTCATTGGAGTCCTGTAATGTATATTGAGGACAAACACTGTGATGACAATTGACAGAGTCACAAATATCATTGTGAAGAGTAAATATTCACCAACTAAGGGAATTACTAAAGAGGTGGATGGGATTGTTTCTGTGATCACCAGTAAAAATACAGTCAAAGAAAGAAGCACTGAGATGCAAAGATTAACTTTCTCACCACAGTCAGATGGCAggtaaaaaacaaacacagtcAGGAATGAGATGAAAAGACAGGGAATGATCAGATTTATGGTGTAGAACATTGGCAACCTTCGAATATAAAAAGAATATGTTATGTCTGTGTAGATCTCTTCACAGCAGTTATATTTGATATCATGTTTGTAGCCAGAAGCATCAACTATTTCCCATTCACTATTTTCCCAAAAGTCATTCATATCTACTTTGGATCCAATGATCAAAAGATCAATTTTGGCCTTGTCATAGGTCCATGAGCCAAATTTGAGTGAACAGTTCTGATGatcaaatgggaaaaaagtaaTATCCATAGGACAGgagcttttaaaaatagctgGTGGGGTCCAGGTGATCATTCCATCATAGCGAAGGAGGGCTTTGGTCTTGCCTTCAACTTGAAAATCTCCCACAGCACTGGAAAGACAAATgaggcaaaaccaaaacaattaccatgaaaataaaatgtaatggGCGTTTTTATAGGAGATGCAAGGAGATATTTTTGAGAGAAAGATTCAAATGAATCAGTAAAATGGGTAAAATGAATCATCATACTTATTATACAAGACAATATCTGGTTTCCAAATTTTATCTGCTGGTACCCGAACAAATTCAATGCCATCATATTGTCTGGGATCCCATCGCAGTTTGTAGTCATTCCAAATCTGAAAGAAGAATGGACAAGGATTATAAAACTTCAAATTATCAACAAATATCTGTTTCTCAGATCTTCCCGTAAAATGACAGACTGTAATGAAGTGTAGCGTGTGAAGAAGGGGACAATGGTCCAAAAAATCATTCCAAGGAAGGCCATGACCTGGAGAAACACTAGACATGTGTGAACACTGCTCTCTTGATTGCTATTCTCTTCTCTGTGACAGGATGGGGTGCCAATTGCTATGAACTGCTGCCATGCTGAGATCTTTCCTCTGTTGTGCGACATCAGTAGAGAGCCTTGTCTGTGAAAGATTCCCTCCCCACTGCCAAGAGACAATAGGACCTTGCTGCAGCACCCCACACGTGAGAGGAGGACAGCGCCAGAGGAGACCAGCACCCCCATGTTTGGTCCACCTGCTCACGaactggcagctgctgccagaagACAGTATTTGTTCCACAGGAGTGCTGACATACCAGGTCAGGGCAGTGAGGGAtgcacagcagctctcctgcatTGCTGCCTATTGCCCTATCATGGGGCCATGCTCCACAGTCTCTCACCTATGGCAAAAAAAAGTATGGTCTCTTTTACAGAAAACTCTGCCTGGACCACAACCAGTGCCTGAAAACAAAGGTGAAAGTTAGCTATATTTTCTCAGCAGTTTAGGTCCCCTAAGAATCCTTATCTTAGTTGCGGTGTGATGTCATAGCCTGTCTCACTTATCCCGgttccttccccaggtgtgccaatcacctctcccttctcctcccctgccccctgctgagagctgtccGTCAATCTTGCATTCCAGCAAGGGCATCGTGTGACTGTcgaagttcaaaagatgcctctcagccctggggacattaGGTTATCCAGGTGTCACTTGTCCCCTGAGCCTTCCCCcctcacctggttggtggcatacctaccccttccctccccctctccctggaGTTAAAAGCCACACTGACCACGTGGTTcgtggttctgttggagctgctgCAACATTCAGAGGTCTGTGTGcctggaataaagctctggatcaaaccctccagcagaacttgattcctttccttcccctcaccTAAAGCCT
This genomic window from Zonotrichia leucophrys gambelii isolate GWCS_2022_RI chromosome Z, RI_Zleu_2.0, whole genome shotgun sequence contains:
- the CHRNA6 gene encoding neuronal acetylcholine receptor subunit alpha-6, with product MHPKTWLCWCCPAFCVWAFVFTSLIKDTTACESEERLFHKLFSQYNQFIRPVENVSDPVTVYFELAITQLTNVDEVNQIMETNLWLRHIWNDYKLRWDPRQYDGIEFVRVPADKIWKPDIVLYNNAVGDFQVEGKTKALLRYDGMITWTPPAIFKSSCPMDITFFPFDHQNCSLKFGSWTYDKAKIDLLIIGSKVDMNDFWENSEWEIVDASGYKHDIKYNCCEEIYTDITYSFYIRRLPMFYTINLIIPCLFISFLTVFVFYLPSDCGEKVNLCISVLLSLTVFLLVITETIPSTSLVIPLVGEYLLFTMIFVTLSIVITVFVLNIHYRTPMTHTMPKWVKTVFLHLLPKVLLMQRPLEQQKKTTSRKTKKVSDTKLGKSKHSKHKDTKLHKELRCSHCDQATELRTTKRQLSHQSLRWMAEHMEYSPEVKDVISNVQFIAENMRSQNETKEVEDDWKYVAMVIDRVFLWVFIILCVFGTVGLFIQPLIAET